The Prosthecobacter fusiformis sequence CTCCAGGCCGATCCGTTTCGCCACTTGGTGGAAAATGGCCACGTTGGAAAGCTTCATCGCTTCCTTCAGGTTCATGTCCCGTTCCCACTCCTTCATCCATTCCTTCGTTCCGCCATAGGGGATCACTTCGTCCACATCCCGCACCGCCCCCGTATCCAGACCGATGAGCGCCATCGGGATCTTAAATGTGGAAGCAGGAAGAAACCTCTCCTCCGCCCGCTTCGGATTATAAACGTGCAATGTCTCCGTTCGCGGATCCAAAACCACAAAACACCCCTCCAGCCCCCGCTTCTTAAAACACACTTCCAGTCCAGGCTCCTCCACCTGCTTTTGAGCCAAAAGCTGAGCCACCAGCCCAAAGAGGGAAACCGCCAATAAAAGGGATCGCATCATTCACCCTTCATAGCTCAATCCACAGGCGAAAAAAAGTTTCCTCACAAGTATAAATCCCTCACTCCTCCTCCCTGCTCCACCCCTCATCACCCTTGCCTCCCTGCTCTCCCCTTGCTACCAATGCATCCGCATGACACGTGCCCGTTGGATCATCGCCAGTTCCTGGCTCCTGCTGTTCTGGCTCATCGCCGGCGCAGTCTGGGCACCTGCGCTCCAGCGGCAGCTTGAAGCCAGCGCCACCACCTCGCTGCGCGGACTGGAGACTGGCTATCCCGCTGTCACCGTGACCTTCAGCGGACAGCACGCCCACCTCAGCGGCAAAGTACGTCATCCCAGCGAGCGCCAGGAAATCGAATCGCGCATCGCCGAAAAACTGAAAGCTCCGGGGCTATTCAAATCCGCTTGGAATCCCGTCGCGCGTGTGCGCAATGACATCGCTGTTTTCCCCTACCCTCCCGGCTGGCTGCTTCTCGCGGCCCAGGGTCCCCGCGCCATCGTTCACGGCACCCTGGCCAGTGATTATGAAGCCCGGGATATCAGCCAGCAAATCCAGGATCGCTGGGCCAAACTGGGCGGCCGCATCACCAGCCAGTTCAAGACGGACTTCTCACGCTTTGATGAAGCCCCCGGCATCCAGCCCACACTGGATCAGCTCCCACCTCCCCGCCACGAAGGCGGTGGCGATACCGCTCAGGTCCACCTCGCACGCCCCGGCACCCTTTGGGAAAGGCTCACCCTAGATGCTCCCGATGACCTTTTACGCCAGCAGTTCGCCTCATATCCCATCAGCGATGCCGAGTGGGAAAAGTACATCCAGCCCGCCCTGGCGCAGACCCGCCGTTATCAGCAGAATGAGCGCGCCCGCATCGCCGAAGCCGCGCATCAGGCCAGCCTGCCTCCCCCACACGTCTTCTTCGCCGCACGGGATAAGCGCCTGCTCATTCGGGGTGAGCTGGCCAGCCTCAAGATCAAGCGCGAGCTGCTGAACCTCATCATCGGCACCTTCCCGGAATGGCGCGTGCTGGATGACCTCCGCGTCAATGACCAGCGCCGCGCCGTCGCTGAATTCGGCCCCATCACCACCGCCCTCTTGCCTTTGCAAATCGAGCCCACGCCAGGCAAATCCCTCGCCCTCGGCCTCTCCGGCAGTGCCTGGCAATTTGTGGACTGGCAGGTCGGCGCAGATGGCCAGCCCTGGAAGGCCCTGCTACCTCCGGACCTACCACCCGCCTTGCTTCAGGAGGATAGCCGCATGGTCACCCAGTGGCTGCAAGGCAATGCCCAGGGCATCCCCACCCTGCCCATCCCCGCGCAGCCCAGCTTCCTCACCCTCACCCTCCTTCCGGACAAAGTCATCCTGGCCGGCCAACTGGCTGAAGAAGGATTGCGCACCCAGTTGATCGAAGCCGCCCGCCGCGCTTATGCGGGCCAGGCGGTCATTTTTTCGGAGGCCCTCCTCGCCCGTGGCACCTGCCAGCCCACAACAGATGTGGAGCAGACCATCCGCAGCTTCCCCCATCTGCCCCAGGAAAATGACGCCCCCGTCGTCGCCTTTGCCCAGCCCGGTCAGGTGTGGAAAAGCCTGCCCGCCACAGAGGCACTGCTGGCTCCAGGTGCTCTCAGCAAAAGCGGCCTTACCCCCCTCGGCTTCCCCGCGGCCATGGCGGAGGATACCTTCGCCGCAGAGGCCTACGATCACATCCGCCATCACCTGCGCCAGCCGCCCACCCCTGTTCAGGAAAACCCCGCACGCTGATTTCCCCCCACCCTCATCATGGAAGGCTACCTCTGGCTCCTGCTCCAAACTCTGCCGCTGCTCACCGCCGCTGCAGCCGTCTTTTTCATCCTCGGCTGGCGCTGGCGTGGCCAGGACAGCCGCCGCGACGAACAGACGCAGAGCCATCAGATAGATGCCGAAAACATTGAGGCCAACGCCGCCCGCCAGGAACGTGACGAAGCACGGGCTCTGGAAGAAAAGCTCCGCCAAAAACTCGCCGAAACCCAGGCTGAGCTGAAGGAATCCACCGACCGCCAGACCCAGTTCCAAAAAGAAATTCTGCGTCTTTCGGACGAACTGAAAGCCGCCCAGCAGGCTCTCGCGGAGAAACCCTCGCACGAGCCAGCCCCACCCGCAGTACCAGATCCAGAGCCTGTCTCCAAGCCCGCCGCCCCCGCCGCAAAGAAGCCGCGCACCAAATCACCCAAGGAGCCAAGATCACCCAAATCCTCCTCCGACCCCAAGCCCAAAAAGCCCCGCTCTCCCAAACCTTCCAGTCCGGCCGAGTGAGCACCATTTGAAAGAACTAGGTTCCATGTGATCTCCCCACCTCGGCTCCCGGAGGGAGCGGGGACAGATGCATTCAGCTTTTCGTTAGACCCTCACCAGCCCCCGCCGGATGGCCTCCGCTGTAGCCTGCGCACGGTCATTCACTTTCAGCTTCAGCAGGATGCGGCTCACATGCTGCTTTACCGTATCCTCACCGATACCCAGCGTGGCTGCGATTTCCTTGTTCGCATTTCCCTGCGTCACCAGTGTCAGGATCTCACGCTCACGCGGCGTGATCTCTGGCTCGGCCGTGCGCTCTCGCAGCCGCGCCTCAAGGTCAGCAGGCAGCCACTTTTTACCCTGGGCCACACTGCGGATAGCAGCGAGCAAATCATCGCGTGAGGAAGATTTTTGCAGATAACCCAGCGCACCCGCTCTTAGTGCCGCTTGCACCTCCTCATCTCGGGCAAAGGTGGAAAACATCAGCACCCTGGCTTCCGCATAGTCCGCCATCAGCCGCATCGTTGTTTCGATCCCCGATATGCCCGGCAGTTGCAGGTCCATCAGCACCACCGTCGGCTTCAGTTTCGCATACGCCTCCAGGGCCAGTTCCCCACGGTCCACCTCTCCGGTCACCCTCAGGTCATCCTCCAGTTCCAAAGAAGCAGCCAGGCCACTGCGCACGACAAAGTGGTCGTCCACGAGAAGAAGAGTGAGGGTCGTATCAGCCATGATCAGTCAGAGAAAAAAGGGGTAAGGTCACGCGCACCTGTGTGCCATGCGGGGTCACATTCAGCCATTCCACCTGCGCACCGATGCGCAGGCAGCGCTCCCGGATGCCCATGCAGCCGAAGTGTCCGGCCTGACCCTGGGTGGATGTCTGCTCCAGCCCCTGGCCATCGTCTGAAATAGTCAGGCACAGCTCCCCATCCTGGGTCTTTAGCCCCAGCACAATGGACGACGCATGCGCATGCTTCAGCACATTCGTCACTGCTTCCTGGGCGATCATCCGCAAATGATGCGCCACATGCACTGGCAGCGCAGGCAGCGGCGGCTCCACCCGCACCTGCACCTCCAGCAGGTCGCTCAGCGTCCGCTCCGCCAGTTCATTCAGCGCCGCAGGCAGGTCCGTCACACTTTCCGGGTCCGCACGCAGATCCGCCACCAGATTGCGCGCCTCCGTCTGGATGCGCGAAACCAGATGGCGGGAGGTCTCCATCAGGCGCTTCGCCTTGTCTTCCAGCGGCCTCGTCATCGCTGCATCCAGGCGCAGAGAAAGCCCCGCCAGTTCCTGCTCCAAAGTATCATGAAATTCCCGGGCGATCCTCTGCCGCTCTTCCAGCGCCGCCTCATGGGTGATCCGCCGCCGCAGTGCCTCCCCCTGCTTGGCCACCTGCCTGCGCAGCAGCGTGATCCAAAGCAGCCCACCCGCCATCACCGCCAGCAGCAGGCCGATCAGCCCCACCAGTCGCTGCACCGTCCACCAGGACGGCTCGCGTAAAATCACCAGATCCTCCTCACCCCGTAGCAGCAGCATCGCACTCTCTGGCCGTGAGCGAAACCCCTTGTCCGAGGACGACTCCACCCGGCAGATGCCCGTCAGCCGCAGCAGGGAACCCTGCCTCGGCACATCCCCCCCTTCACGGGTCGGCAGCAGTGCCCGCATTGGCATCTCGGTCGAAACCAGTCTCAGCTCCCACCCTGAGCCCGTGCGGAAAGCATCCACCAGTTCCGCCTCTAGACTCACCAGATCCGCATCCAATGTCCCTTCCAAAATCTCCTTCACCGTCACCTCCACCGGCTCAGCCTCCGCCTCTTCCGCAGCCCCCCCCTCTTCCTTCACCAGCACTGCATCCACTAGGCTGGCGCTGAATCCATCCATGTTAGGGAAACCAGCCACATCCAGCCTCTGGCCAGGCTT is a genomic window containing:
- a CDS encoding response regulator; this translates as MADTTLTLLLVDDHFVVRSGLAASLELEDDLRVTGEVDRGELALEAYAKLKPTVVLMDLQLPGISGIETTMRLMADYAEARVLMFSTFARDEEVQAALRAGALGYLQKSSSRDDLLAAIRSVAQGKKWLPADLEARLRERTAEPEITPREREILTLVTQGNANKEIAATLGIGEDTVKQHVSRILLKLKVNDRAQATAEAIRRGLVRV
- a CDS encoding sensor histidine kinase → MTRLGILACLVLGLALGGQAQEVLTRAAEVRGLPPDVALTGVPVELQAVVGFIESPGGGTVFVQDETGGTFFRASRRVKSLKVGDRVLVKGRSVPGLYLTGVEAQSYDLLGSGEPPVPVPAGYEDLATGRFHYQMVQVEGIGRRLSVPEENRSVLHLALGSRVVEVRVDAPLPEKQEEWVDARLQITALAAGGINDRRQLVFPYLRVSDWSDVKIVKAAPALEALEVLPAARLLRFDPARMEDFGHRVRTAGTVLAAFPDGQVFIRDLTAEAVVPSSPRLKGTEDKVRPAALALRLTRPLSLKPGQRLDVAGFPNMDGFSASLVDAVLVKEEGGAAEEAEAEPVEVTVKEILEGTLDADLVSLEAELVDAFRTGSGWELRLVSTEMPMRALLPTREGGDVPRQGSLLRLTGICRVESSSDKGFRSRPESAMLLLRGEEDLVILREPSWWTVQRLVGLIGLLLAVMAGGLLWITLLRRQVAKQGEALRRRITHEAALEERQRIAREFHDTLEQELAGLSLRLDAAMTRPLEDKAKRLMETSRHLVSRIQTEARNLVADLRADPESVTDLPAALNELAERTLSDLLEVQVRVEPPLPALPVHVAHHLRMIAQEAVTNVLKHAHASSIVLGLKTQDGELCLTISDDGQGLEQTSTQGQAGHFGCMGIRERCLRIGAQVEWLNVTPHGTQVRVTLPLFSLTDHG